A window of the Vigna angularis cultivar LongXiaoDou No.4 chromosome 3, ASM1680809v1, whole genome shotgun sequence genome harbors these coding sequences:
- the LOC108324263 gene encoding ubiquitin-like-specific protease ESD4 isoform X3 yields MSEAIEPSSSAIRAIEKKPPLPLDSSSTQQVKQDVNKISQSMLIKLYNFCTRRPKANEELSVVVSMFGVHLNRRDTYTMKPKGCVSNMVILAAGKIIMEEEKETNGTVTRHIFSPQFMNKVKCDLNLSNEDSHKTWCIDDVSVFILPSKLGYEIYQCKLIFAPTLFEEHWSCYVLEPKDKTLYVLDSMRDTLSTSKKNLDDATKRRFEELLVLMSPGSTKENVSITLVYADVPRQKNIHDCGIYVLKYMEIWDGSVKWQDKTMPDYQYKEIALFRQSLLCGWVQHPKNEVREKILEAAGVWGKLS; encoded by the exons ATGAGTGAGGCAATTGAACCTTCAAGCAGTG CTATCAGGGCCATTGAAAAAAAGCCACCCCTGCCATTGGATTCTTCCAGCACTCAACAAGTAAAGCAGGATGTGAACAAAATATCCCAATCTATGCTGATCAAGCTTTATAACTTTTGTACTCGTCGACCAAAGGCAAATGAGGAATTGAG TGTCGTGGTTAGTATGTTCGGCGTTCACTTAAACCGCAGGGATACCTATACAATGAAACCAAAAGGATGCGTCAGTAATATG GTGATTTTAGCTGCTGGAAAGATAATTATGGAAGAGGAGAAGGAAACAAATGGGACTGTCACTCGTCATATATTTAGCCCACAATTTATG AATAAGGTAAAATGTGACTTAAATCTTTCTAATGAAGATAGCCACAAGACTTGGTGTATTGATGATGTATCTGTATTCATCTTGCCGAGTAAACTGGGTTATGAAATCTATCAGTGCAAACTG ATTTTTGCACCAACTTTGTTTGAAGAGCATTGGTCTTGTTATGTACTCGAGCCCAAGGACAAAACCCTGTATGTGTTAGACTCGATGCGTGATACACTCTCAACTAGCAAGAAGAACTTGGATGATGCAACG aaacgTCGTTTTGAGGAGCTGCTGGTATTAATGAGTCCTGGTTCGACCAAAGAGAATGTATCAATAACACTGGTTTACGCTGATGTTCCTAGGCAGAAAAACAT TCATGATTGTGGCATCTATGTGCTGAAATACATGGAAATTTGGGATGGATCGGTAAAATGGCAAGACAAAACCATGCCTGATTATCAATAT AAAGAAATCGCGCTGTTTCGGCAAAGCCTTTTGTGTGGATGGGTTCAACATCCTAAAAATGAGGTCAGAGAAAAGATTTTGGAGGCAGCAGGAGTGTGGGGAAAATTAAGCTGA
- the LOC108324263 gene encoding uncharacterized protein LOC108324263 isoform X2 translates to MERKNKRKNASSTAAAGSSSEAAMSEAIEPSSSAIRAIEKKPPLPLDSSSTQQVKQDVNKISQSMLIKLYNFCTRRPKANEELSVVVSMFGVHLNRRDTYTMKPKGCVSNMVILAAGKIIMEEEKETNGTVTRHIFSPQFMNKVKCDLNLSNEDSHKTWCIDDVSVFILPSKLGYEIYQCKLIFAPTLFEEHWSCYVLEPKDKTLYVLDSMRDTLSTSKKNLDDATKRRFEELLVLMSPGSTKENVSITLVYADVPRQKNIHDCGIYVLKYMEIWDGSVKWQDKTMPDYQYKEIALFRQSLLCGWVQHPKNEVREKILEAAGVWGKLS, encoded by the exons CGCGATGAGTGAGGCAATTGAACCTTCAAGCAGTG CTATCAGGGCCATTGAAAAAAAGCCACCCCTGCCATTGGATTCTTCCAGCACTCAACAAGTAAAGCAGGATGTGAACAAAATATCCCAATCTATGCTGATCAAGCTTTATAACTTTTGTACTCGTCGACCAAAGGCAAATGAGGAATTGAG TGTCGTGGTTAGTATGTTCGGCGTTCACTTAAACCGCAGGGATACCTATACAATGAAACCAAAAGGATGCGTCAGTAATATG GTGATTTTAGCTGCTGGAAAGATAATTATGGAAGAGGAGAAGGAAACAAATGGGACTGTCACTCGTCATATATTTAGCCCACAATTTATG AATAAGGTAAAATGTGACTTAAATCTTTCTAATGAAGATAGCCACAAGACTTGGTGTATTGATGATGTATCTGTATTCATCTTGCCGAGTAAACTGGGTTATGAAATCTATCAGTGCAAACTG ATTTTTGCACCAACTTTGTTTGAAGAGCATTGGTCTTGTTATGTACTCGAGCCCAAGGACAAAACCCTGTATGTGTTAGACTCGATGCGTGATACACTCTCAACTAGCAAGAAGAACTTGGATGATGCAACG aaacgTCGTTTTGAGGAGCTGCTGGTATTAATGAGTCCTGGTTCGACCAAAGAGAATGTATCAATAACACTGGTTTACGCTGATGTTCCTAGGCAGAAAAACAT TCATGATTGTGGCATCTATGTGCTGAAATACATGGAAATTTGGGATGGATCGGTAAAATGGCAAGACAAAACCATGCCTGATTATCAATAT AAAGAAATCGCGCTGTTTCGGCAAAGCCTTTTGTGTGGATGGGTTCAACATCCTAAAAATGAGGTCAGAGAAAAGATTTTGGAGGCAGCAGGAGTGTGGGGAAAATTAAGCTGA